In Physeter macrocephalus isolate SW-GA unplaced genomic scaffold, ASM283717v5 random_1852, whole genome shotgun sequence, the genomic window ACCTAGGTAGGTGCTAATCAAGGTGATCAGTAACAGCGTCTGGTGAGGCTTACTGCTGCTGGTTAAGGCCTGTCAGTATTCAGGGTGTCACTTCCTGGTCCATGTAGGGACTGACTGCTGCCTCTATGTCTAGGGGCTTACTTTCTGGGGTGCAAGGGAGCTGAGTTGCTGCCAGGGCCCCTGGAATTCTGCAAACCCAGTGATTTGAGTCCCAACTGCTGCAGATGTGGGCAGGGACAATCCCCTAGCAGATCCTCTCATATTTTTAGCCAATATGGCTCTACAACATCACCATGGCCTGGGAAGCAACTGTGGGCTGGCACTACTGGCCACAATTGATCAGAAGAGGTCACTATCCCCTCTGGCCTCTGGGTCTGCAGGCTAGGGGACACTCACCCTGGTCAGTGTGCTGcactggggcaggggctgctggTCAGCAGGGGATAGAAGCAACTGGATGGACTGCTGGATCTTCTGGGGCAGACCCCAGCAATGGTAAATAAAACTGCCATATCAACCACTTCTGAAGGTGGAACTCCACCAGCTCAGGGCATGCTCCAGGAAAATACTACCTTGCTCTTGAGGACTGAAATGGGCTTCCCCAAACAGGTAGGCCCCTAAGTCTCAGGAGACAGGCTTCAGCATGTCTCAGGGCTTATGTTGTATGGTTCTCTGCATCTACAGAGATCTCTGGGCAACAGCTGGCAAGCCGCATGGAAGCTGGAGCTGCCTTTGAAGTGAAGGTGCCACTGCAAGGCTTCACACTTGGCCAGAGTCAGAAATGGGACATTGACATAGGCTTGTTGATAGAAAGATGAAGAAGCCCAAATTCAGGTATGTGGAAAGAAGGTGGGTCTAACTGAGGTAGAGGAAATTTTAGACAGTTTGGAGATTAACAAAtcattgaagaaaaagaaaccaggctCCACTTTTGTGGCAAGATGTCTAGGGGTGGACCAGAGACTCAATGTGCAGAAAAGAGGAACCATAGAAAGGTAGCTATGTTCTGCTGCAGACAGCACACTGAGGCCTCAGCATGTACCGCAGGCAATGAACAGAGACCACTTGTAAACTGAAAGATGATAGAGGGTAGAGCCAGAGTCACAGAGTTTGGGATTTGTTTGCAGTGACATCTGCACTGGATCCATAGCGGATCCTTGAAAAACAGCAAGTTTGGGTGGACTTGCTTACCTCCCATGAACCCCAGGTCAGGGCGATAAAAGCCCATCTTTTCAACAGAGGTCTTAGAGGTAGCATTCATGATGAAAGAAATGGTAGTGTTTTCCCCTAGGCTTGGAAAATTTGGGGGCAGTGTGACATAAGTTGCCACAGGAATCTTCCACAGATCTTGGGAGCCCTCAGGTGTAGAAATGCatgcatttatatacacatacttaAAGATACATCAGGGATTTGGGGACACAGGAACATGAGATGAAGGGAATGAAAGGTCACGGGGTATTTTAGGTTTGTGAGCTTTGGGttcagggaaagaaagggaatcaGATACTCAAGGGCTGCTGACCTTGTTTCTCTGGAACACATTGGGAGTTGCTCTTCTTCTTGTCTTGCTGGTTCACAGGAATCCTAGGCTCTTCAAGGCTTGAAGAAGACAGAGCTCCCACGTCCCAGGGCACCTCTGGCCCTTGACAGTCCTGCCTTAGCTGCTGGTGGTCCGCCCAGTATTCATGGATGCTGACTGCACTGGCAGATATGGTGGTTGACTTAGTGGCTGACCTGGCAGCTAACTGGGTTAAGGATTTCTGACTTGTTAGTTGTGACACTATGCGGGTTACTGATGGAAGCGAAAGCTCTTTGGAGTGCAGGAAATCCTGACTCTGCTCAAAAGAGAGACTAGACGTGGACAAAACCTCTAGGCAAGAGGAGCCCTGCGATGGCCCCGAAGTAGGGGTGGTCAGGGTGTTCTCACCCGATAGCAACTGCTGAATCTCCACAGCCACAGCGTTGCAGGTCTGGCAGCAGGGATCTGCACACAGGAGCCGCCGCACGCTCCCCTCCTGAGGAAGCCAGCCCTGGCTGGGAAGGGAAACATGGCAACCGTTTGTTACTGATGGAATGACATCTGCCTCTTTTCAAGTGTGTGGCCTGGAGATTGGCCTGTAAGCTCTGCGTTCTACCCCTAGGTTGTTTTTGCCACGGCTATTCTCTAGAAACATGCAGGAGGTTAGGGCTAGCTAACCTGGGCAAAGTCTCAGACAACTGAAGGGAATGCAGGGCCTTGAGAGCCTGGGAGGTGGGTGAGTTCTCTGCTGACCTGTGCTGAGAAGCTGAACTAGGAGAAGGCAACCAGGCAGACGGGGGAGCCAATGGTTAGCTGATGGCGCAGCACCAGGAACATCACCAGATAGAACCTGGAGTCAGCCTCGTTTGGGGCTACGGAGGTCCTTGTGGGAACTCTGCATTCTGGGGATTACAGGGCATACACAACATCTCTTGGAAGCCAATCCCTATTCTCTAGAGACCTTAAGAGGGGGATAATATGACAAGCTCCTGCCTGAGGGCTGTCCCAGGAACTGGCCTCCCTCAAGACAAAACCAGAGGAGGTATGTCAGCAGGGTCCAGGGGTCTGCCCTTGAAAGGGTCTAGCTGTAAAGAGACTACGAAAATGATGACTGATTTATGCACTTAATTATCTATCCTCCTAACTTGTCTTGTGGTTGAGTGAAAACCCATGTAGTTTTAAATCCTGCACTAGTCAAATCCTGGATTCCAGGACCTTTGTGAGCCTAGCCCAGGGCAGAACTGCAGGACTCCTCTTTCCTGAGACGTCTGATCCCAACCTCTCCTCAGGGAACCCTCAACCAGTGTCCGGGCTCCACTGTGTCTGGCTACCTCCCGGCCATTATGCTcctccccaaccctgcccccGGCCAAGCGGAGACGTGATCACAGGCCAGGCTGGGCGTTGGGAGACTGCAAAGAGCAAGAGATCACCTCCTCATGACAGAGAGCAGCTCCCATGGCTTCTCAGCTTCTTCCCGGGAAAGTCTCCTAGCTGAGAAACCAGGAGACAGGGTTACATGGAACGGGAGAGGATTCAGGGACATCCTACAGGAAGCTGGAGATCTTTGAATGACAGGAGACTGCAAACCCCAACAGCCAGTGCTCTGAGGTACGTCTGACTACAACTTAACCAGATATGATGTGCTCTCCTGGACCTAATCTCCTTTGACCTTCACAACCACACTGTGAGTGAGACAGCAGCATCatgcccattttatggataacaAGACTGAGAGCTGAAGTGACGTCCACTGGGTCATAAAACTAGTAAATGACACAGTTAAGGACAGAGCCCTTACTTCCTCACTCCCCTACTTCCTCTTCACTCCCAGGGGTAAGGTGGAGAATTCTGGAACATTCCCAGGCTCTGATTTCCCACCCAAAAAAGTCTTCTGGGAGAATTTGTCAACTTGGGGAATTGGGCTTTCAGTGGTTACAGCACCTGGTGCCTGGCACCAGGGGTCACTGAGGGACAGGGTTCATGGGATCCTCACCCACAGCGGAGAGAAGTCAGAGCAGAGACTGGGACTTTACCTCTTGATGTTTTATCTTTAGCTCTTTGTTTGACTCTCCGGTGACACTTAAAGGCAAAAGAGAGTGTGAAGCTGGGGTGCCCTCTTCTTTTCATGTCTAAACTGAGACAAAACCTGCAAATATTTCCCATGCTTTTTCTGTGCTCCAATTTTACACATTCTCCTACCTTTCTTTTTCCTACTCTACCTTTTTCACAccatcatttcctttctcttatttctgaTTCATTTCTAGGCTCTTCATACTCCATTCCTCCACCCCCATTCCCTGAACAAGTTCTGTGGAGAGATCAGGATAAGACAAGAGAAGgggaggaacagaataaaggatgGGTGGTCCAGTAGCCAAAGGACTTTAGCCATCCAAGgccctaaatgtccaccaaccaGAAGAATCACCCAAATATGAAGCTGTTCTGGGATCCAGTGAGGAAActtcctccatttaaaaaaaaaaaaaaaaaacaggggtaAGGGGTAAGGGTAACAAGAGACAGTGAGGGGATAAAACCTTGTTTAAGGTTTATTGGTTCAGTCGTGGTCACAGTGTTTCCTTACCCAGCAGCAGCTCCTGTTAGGTCCCAATCTTAAATCTTGGTGATTCTTTCTCACTTGCCAAATAATTAATGCAATAATGATGATGGAGCCATAAGTGTAAAGCAGATATCCAACATCCCACAGAATAAAGGCAGGGCTCAACATAATCTAAACCTCACTAGCCATCCCCCTTTCTAGGCTTCCGAGGCTTTCAGGGTCTTAGAACCTAATGCCTCCAAATTCTAGACCTATCATCTCTGCCTCACAGAGCACAGAACCAGACCAGCAGACTGCATCACAAAGCCCTCCTGTTTCCCGTCATGCATAGCATCACAGACCTGTATTTGTCTGGGAGAAACTCATGTGACACAGTGCAGAGTCTGAGCCTAAAGGTGCCAAGTCACAGGAAGCAAATACTCTTTCGTGCTCTATTCTCTATATCCTGTTGGCTCAGCCTTCTTCTTTCAGATAATAGTCTGGCATCTACCCCCAGATAACTGAGTCTTTATGTACACTGCATGCCCTAAAACAGAGACAGTGGCTAGGTCAGAGGAACTCCATGAACTATATCACCTGTACTGGGAAGATAACTAGAAAACACACAAGAGGACACTGCCCACATTGTCTTGTTAAGTCTTGGACAGTGAAGGTTTTGATGCCACAGGCAATAGGTGATCAGTATCAAGAGGTTCAGGAAAAGGACAGTGATTAATGTGACAAGGAAAGGACATAGcttctgttcttttaaataacTTACTGAGAGTTAAAGAAGGAGTCCTCCCAGTCTCATCCCTAAGCTGGACAGCGTCAAAGGTACAAAGACATTTGAGTTAGGTTACCTGCCTGCTCTCGAGACACTTAAAAACCTAGTTTCAAAGACAAGATTAATTCACAATCAAGAACCCACCTTATTAAGAGTCGAATCAAGAACCTGCCTTACTAGGAGTTGGGAAAGAGAGGTGTGGGgagttatttaatgggtacaaagtttctgtatgggatgatgaaaaagttctgaaaatggatggtggtgacggttgcacagcACTGTGAATGTCCTTGATGTCAGTGACaagtacacttaaaagtggttaaaacaGTAAAGTTTATATTgagtatattttaccacaatttaaaaaacaaaaggccaAGAAAACCCAATCGTTAGCATGAGGGGATTATTTGCTACCTATAAGGaagaatattctgaaaatgatttGGCAAAAAAATGGATTAGTGAATGTTTTTCTTAAACGTCCTTTTTtacagaacaaaagaaatacaaaatagatccttatatttaagataatttaagAAGAGTCTCACCCCGAAGACGGGATGAATTTGAGCCGTTTCAACATCTTTCCTGAACTTGTAAGTTCCATAATACAGGAATGAGAAGACTTTTCCAACTAAAGAGCACTGAATGACAGGTTAACAATAATCAGTGAAAAAGCATCTTGCATCAGCTTTTTAGCAGTAGATCAAGATAGTACAAAGTGGCTTGAATcttttattactgttgttattccTACCAAGCCAAGCTCCGGCTTCCTGCAGCTGCTGCCGGTCTCTATGCTGCTGCAAAGGTCCTCAGTCTCCCGTTAAGCTGACCCGGTATGGCACTGCATGGTGCTTGGGGTCCTCCTTCCCTGGACTATGAATGTAGGTAATTAATAAACTTCATTCAGTATTATAGGTCCAGTGTCAGATGTTGCTCGTTCGGCCATCCCCAGAACCCCAGGGTTACCAGTGGGATGAAGAGGCGGTGCATAGAACACTAAATCTCCTACACAACCAGCTCCTGCTCCCTGCAGCTACTGCTGCAACACTGCTTAGTCTCCCATTAGCCTGACCTCTTTGCCCCAGAACAAATCATCAAATTTGGCAACACTGGCACCAGCTCCAACCAGTATACTATTTACTTAACAGATGATCCACAGCCACTGTCATCCCACTAAACTGTTAAAACCATACGCTGCAAACTTCTCTATAGCAACTTACCCACCCTTGCTCCTCTGTCTCAGAGCTGAGGCAGAGTCAAATGACAATCTTATGCCTTTCTGCAGAGTAGACTTTTAGTACAGGTTTATTTATTGATGTGGTACCCACTGACAGAGGGTGCCTGTGTGGATAGGACAGTGGGATCAGCGCCTTTCTAAACAAGGGCACATTCATGTAATGAACACTCtatcgtttttgtttttttaatggatcatttctttttttaaaaatttatttatttatctacttatttttggcagcgttgggtcttcgttgcag contains:
- the SPATA31F3 gene encoding LOW QUALITY PROTEIN: protein FAM205C (The sequence of the model RefSeq protein was modified relative to this genomic sequence to represent the inferred CDS: inserted 1 base in 1 codon), translated to MLSPAFILWDVGYLLYTYGSIIIIALIIWQVRKNHQDLRLGPNRSCCWCHRRVKQRAKDKTSRARRLSREEAEKPWELLSVMRSQGWLPQEGSVRRLLCADPCCQTCNAVAVEIQQLLSGENTLTTPTSGPSQGSSCLEVLSTSSLSFEQSQDFLHSKELSLPSVTRIVSQLTSQKSLTQLAARSATKSTTISASAVSIHEYWADHQQLRQDCQGPEVPWDVGALSSSSLEEPRIPVNQQDKKKSNSQCVPEKQEPAEAGLGSKMKHFTHWINPKVKGQGHKESILLSKDEKVAKTKTKNVEKSSSPTKCPVKGAQSEQEEEGVAFFDALQCLDNEFQRHSLXSSQSWFLRLSCNSSKHCPQLTCATQPENPSHVSTLTSAEGTCLYKENTQSRKKEFIGSQTSASS